CCAAATAATTTTCAGTTAATAACTtatctacctttttttttttttttttttgataaagctagCAATATATTGAAAAAGCAGGAGAGGCCTGAACCAATTACAAtcaccaaatcatcaaaacaaaacaagcaAACAATACAAACTACCACCTAAAGCGAGACAATAACAAACAAACACCAACGCAAACAAACAATACAAAAGTTGAGTATAATCAACATTTCAAATACTTTTAGGGAAATTAGTAAAACAACTTAGCTATATATATCAGAAACAAGATATAGTAAtgttttagtccaaaacttttaattttttttttttatagaaaataaacattgcaaaaaaattaataaattataaagcgATAAACTAAGTAAgttgcatataaataaataaataatcatactcTGAGCTTGTTATCCTTTTTAGGACTATAGCCATCAACTGTTCCTATGCATCTTTTTCCTTTATATTCCTTGCAGATAAAGAGTCCCACAAATTGATAAGGCTCATAAGGTTCAGTTTCAGTcgcattttttctttttgaattccATGGTTTGTACTTTGTTTCCGCTTCTTTGTTTGtctgaaatatataaaaaaatatttcatcaaaattaacatttagtaaattttatgttaaacaaatgatgaaaataaaacatgtaTAAAATCCAACCAATGAATGTATATTTTAGTAATTAAATTTAATCAAATGGATTCAAGAACATACGGAGTTTGCAGCAGATTTTGACTTCCCTTTCTTTTTACTCTCTTCAATATCCTTGACAGCActgtttgaagaagaaaaatcttcaacaataaaagaaaatcaGGTTTAGAAATTAATATGATTAAATTTACATCGTATAAATACATAGTTTAATGGAGATAGATTATTGGTGTGAAGTAGTTTTTCGTGTTTCACGGATATTCACTAAGAACTGATCATATTGGCACAAAAATCTATATTGTgccattatttttcaaataccAAAAAGTTATCTGATTCGTATTGAACATAATTATAAAACTAATTTATACTCTtgtacaaacaaacaaaaaactagTTTCCATTATTGCAtcttccattttctcaaatatatatgtacatttatCATAACAtgcatacacacacacattttttaTACATTGACAATATACCTTTACAACAATGATGTCcctaatattttctttaaaaaaatgatgtcCCTAATATTGTGACCTGTAAGTTAATAATCATGGTTTAAGTATCTTTTAATTCTTTGTACTATAAATATGTAAAATCCATTttattgtaaacaaaaaattaaaaatttgaggAAATTATATAGCATTACAATCATGAATCAAAGATTGgttcgaaataaaaaaaaaaaacatgagtcAAAGATTATTGTTGTTATCTTCGAACATGGTATGGGATGtaccggaaaaaaaaaatggaatgaaGTGTTTTTTCTCATGTCAATCCACTGATGCCTTTTTTTCatggattaataaaaaaaaaaaactaacaggTTCAAggactataaaaaaaaaaaaaatctgttaggtcattttattatatttttgaaaaatatagttAAATTGACAAAactattctttatttttattttatttaaaatagtagaacttaattttattttattttttgtcaaaactaAGTGGGTGTAGGTAGCTAGCTTACttcttaatgtttttttggTGGAAGTAAGTTAGcgccacacacacacacacacacacacacacacatatatatatatatatatatatatatatcaaataagaGGAGAGGTTATAATGAGAGGATGAGAGGAGCCATCTGTATCCATTGGATCTAATTTAATTGTTGAGATTAAAAACTTGTATTTAATGAAACATGCGACGACATCTTTTCGTAAGAAATACAATCACGCGCCTTCAGTTTCCTTTCTCCATTGACCCAACTACTCTTCATCTACCTTGTTTTCCAGATCAAACTGACACATGAGATTACAACTTCAAATTGGAAAGTTACGATTTTTTTCTCTCGTGTGCTTATCTCCAGAAATCTCACAATATTTGATTTCTTTCAAGGGGCGATAGGGAAATGATCTATTGGAAATGGCTGACTTAAATATTATCTGTATTTGTATACCTAAATCCCATATTTTCCCAAACTGCTAGTAGAACTCGTGTCGGTTGCAGCAAATGTAAAATTCAGAACTTGTGTCAACTATTAAATTCCTAATTGAAAATTGCAGCAATCATTTTCTCTacatcatctctctctctctctctctctttctctctctctctctaatatatactactattattttcaatttcccTTACTGATTTcttcattaataaataaatatttgggagatttttgtttgttttaaataagTGCTGATTTTTACGGTTTACTTCAATatgattttctatattttttttgattgaattttgaaaatgatttaagatttattaaattttaattgaagGTTGTGTCTTTATGGGGTAGATGATTGTTGTTGTCTATCTGGGTTCTTCAGAAAAGAAAACTCGGCGTCTTGATTAAAGAAGAGAGGAAGGGAAATTAAGAGAAGACAACAAAAGGAAGAGGAAGACgttattgaaaacaacaaaagttTGAAGCCCGTGAGGGTATGTTTTATTGGAAAAAGAAGTCATGTGTTCCACTAAAAGGGATCTTTTAATCTCAATCATTAAATTAGATCCAATGGACACAAATAACTCCTCTCATTCTCTCATTATAAcactcctctcatttgatacaccctctatatatatatatatatatatgaatgtgTATTTTGGACAAAAACACAATTTactttattatcattatttgcattttttaaatCATGCATGTCTTTTATAGAAATGTGTAATTATGTTCTCTTAAAGTAAATTGAATTAAATCCATTGGTCTATTACATATTTTGATGTTCATTTATAAATGTGCAAATATGTTCTCttaatgtaaaatatttcaatgttcacaatcaatcaaaattttcTTACTTGAGATATCGTTCCTCATGTTGTTTGAAGTTGGTGACTCCCCAAGTtcaacaatcaaaatatcattctcTGAGCTATTGCTACAATCATAAACATATAATCATTAATGAATATACATAatgataacaaataaaaaaaagcaaaaactaTTTACATGGCCCTAATGGATAAATTGATAGAATCCAACATCAAGAGagatatttgtttatatttttttataataccttAATTGTAGTGGTGGTACTTGTTGAGGCCCACATATATCTTCATTATTTGTCAGATTTTTCAAAACTTCTCCAGGTTCCACATACTCCACTCGGTCATCATTATGGTAGAAAACCTAAATAtccaaataaataatattaatgaacACGTTATTAATATAGTTTATAGTAAAATCAACAACTTGTaggaaatttaaaaaacaattagctaactacaattttatttaaagttttaaaattttataatttataaataagaaaaagttaattttgatacaaTGCCATTATACGTTTCAAATTGTGGATTGTATCATGGTATGTGTCCTAAATATTGGATTGTAGCAGTGCTTACAACCACACTGAGTCCTAATTGAAATGATATTGTAAATTAGAGTAAAAAGTGCATTCAAGGGGATGCAACGCCGTGGTTAACACATCCACAACCATGATATTATCATGTGGTTAGTGCAAAATGTTTACAAAGTCAACAAATCTTAATGTGACGTTATTAGTAGATattattaaagtaaaaaaaaaggttattaaaatcaacaaattttaaaaatataaccaTTATTATTGGTTGTTGGTGTAAATTATCCTTACAATACTACTTGagtttatatgaatttaatccttttttttttttgtcaagtagctagtaatttatctttttaagatgaataagtgggggtCCGGGGTTGGAACCCCGACtcttgcataaattatgcaatgttcatACCAATTGAGTTATGCTCACAAGGACATATGAATTTAATCCTAATAATGTAAAAATTGATTATGTAAACAGACATGTAATTAAGATATAAATTAActtaaagaaaaatgtataataattaATGCATGCATCACAATTGatcattttcataaaaatgaaagaactCATACCTCAAATAGATTCATGGAGGGCATGTAGTTATTGACAGTCCCAAAAGCTTTAACCCTTTCAAATTCCTTGTAGATGTTACGACCTATTATACTTTTAGGCTCAGGAacatctttatcttttttacGACTGTCATTTGGTTGAACTCCATGTGTATCCTATGCAAAGATATCATGAACAATTTCTTACaagtaattaatttaattcattgttTTGGAAAATTGGGTGCATATTGTAAACCAATTGAACCAAAACCATCTCAACTTAGAAAAGCTAAACTGAAATTGAGGGATCGAATCCACACAtataatagaagaaaaaaaaccaaagacaagaagaataacaaataaagtaaaaaaataataatttaaattctcTATACCAAagataataaagaaaatgtacAATATTGAATATGTAAATTTTAGTACTtgtttttcatcaaaatcatgcaAGAAAATTACATTTCTACATAGTTTAGGCCTAACCTTTGATTTTCCGCTAATGTCCTCTGTTTTTTCACAAGTGCTTGAAGCTATGTTTTTGACAACTCCAACTGAAGAAGAATCAActtcaattataaataaaatcaacatcataaattagTACTTCGAAGTTTATAGTTTGatagtataaataaatatgtgtgTATATAACTTACCATATATAGGCATACATACATATCCTCTAAAAAAGAATGTACAGACAGATGTAATTATCAGTAGTAGAGTCGTACACAAATGATAACCTTAAGttaattgttgggattttaaGGGATAATAGTCTCTTCTtctatttctttatatatttgtaTGAAGTAAATTATTTAGAaagaaatgattttattttagtaataaAATTGTACTATAATCCTTTGCATAGATATAACCATTAAGATAATACTTATTCTCCAACAATATCCCATGCTAATTGTAATGGAATTTTAAGGAGATaatgatattttgttatttgtCTTTACATCTTTGTATTGGAgaaattatttatattgaacTCAATTAATTTTTTGCAATAACATGGTATCTATCTAAGATTATAAAATGGAACTTAAGATGATAACATTGAGGCCTTCAAGTCATGATTAAATTGCTTCAACCAAGATTGAACCAGATGACAAATAAATATGAAGAGAAGTAAATGAGAATTTaacaaaagaatataaaaaaaatgtaaaagcaAATGAAAACCagcaaaataaagaaaatcatTATTTATATGTATATTAGTCGATTTAGTCTCTAGTAGTGCCTCAAAGATGATGAACTccaatgaaaaatcaaaataaaatattattgaaatgGTCAACTTAAGCATAAGGCCACACAAACCATAATTCTGTATATTTAAGACAACACAAACCATGATTTTTATAGTCtaagatattttcttatattgaGATGACCCATCTTGTCCACAAATCAATCAGAATTTCACCATAATATGAATGATTTGTTTTTAACGATCTTGTTTTACACAATgcttttaattgatttgatgaATTAAGATATAAGGACTCTAGGTTGATCAACTTGAATTCTCTTGCTTTTGATTTCCTATCTCTCTGTCACCTATTgaggtctctctctctctatacttgctctctctctctctctatatctagaaatatgtatatatatatatattgcccCTTACACACACATTGGTTCCTCTTCTTGTATgaaattatttgttttcttaaaaaactaACAAACATTTTAACGACATGATGATCTCGTacaatatattaatttcaattttttgataatATATCTGATAACTCTACTTTTTTTATTGTACTATCAAgttaaaaccaaatcaaatgaaaaaaaaaaatcatattcagTATTCACAGTCTAATAGAAAACTAGAATcatacaaataaaagaaaaaatgtaacaattaaAGAGAAAGAATCCAATTCATAAATTAAATCCAAGTTAAAAAGTTATATGAATGAgacataaatattatataatgaGGGATCAAAAATAATTTACCTCCATTAACGAAGCATTGATCGTTATCTTTGTTGTCCATTTTGAAATCAAGATCTTCAAAACCCTAAATAAATTCCATTTAACAatcacaaaaatcaaatttcgTTATTTTGAATGTTAGAAGATCAAGAACTTAGCAAACATGAAATCTATTaaaattttcctaaaaataaaaataaatctattaaAATCATTCATAAAACTTCTCGCCACACCctcaagtatttaaaagaaaaaaattacctgcagaatctctgagaagaaatgttttttttttttaaaagatggaGAAGAAACGTTtgtaacataaataatattaatttatatgagTGTGATTGACCTCGGTACATACAATATGTCTCTAGAATTTTCCCcaaatgaaatttaaatttcGAAAATCTTTTTCCCCAATAACTGCCATAtgaaaatttattgaaaaaatatataaatctatCAACTTTATGtttaaaccaaataaaataatattacatatggaaattaattatttttttttccagtcaAAGAATTAATAATTCATTACCATATAtagtgtttttattatatttaactataaatttattaaatttatatattttcccCATATGTAATGTCTTTATTTGGTTTTTGTAAATATGACCAAGCCAACTTAATAGGTGCCCATTACATTTACTTGCAATAAGTTGTGTTTGTAATCTATTAAGGTCACATTTGATAGTTAGAATATGATAATGTGATAGATTAAAGCAGATGTATGTAGATATGATAAGATATAGACAAGATATATTTTTTCCTATCATATGTTTTATGTGAACAAGATAGAAAACTAATTAACGTTACAATATAATGTAGTTTGCGATAAgctaataatattataatataaataattcgGAACATTAAATTACCCAAGTTGAAAAACTATTCGTAGTTCTATAATttgaagaagtaaaaaaaactatttaattattgagattttaaatttggatttaattagttcattaaaaaaattgtatttaattagaaaaatttGTAACACAATTGTTGCAGTGTAGCAGATTCCAGATCTACATCACAACATAATATGTAGTAATAACACAATTTGTTTTTCCATCTTCAATTCCAGAtcttcgattttttttttgtacaaagggtaaaaagaaagcaaaaggataaaacaaaacaaaaaacaaactacTCTCTCAAGAATCCATTGTAGGGATTTCAATAGaggttttttttcaaaattttaatcctcttGGCGGAATAAATTCAGATGAATGGAtattgattaaatcattaatcaaaaatcaaacaacaacttGAAAGGATTATGTGTTTACCTCAAAAGGAGACTGGTCACTGGTACTACTCAATCACAACACCTCCACTTAGCCCACACGAACAGTTTCCTTCACTCACGGTGTTAGCTTCTTACGAATGAAGGCTTGGAGAGAAGGGGCAGATTTAGGGTTTCAGAAAAGAGTGAATTAGGTTAAGTGTGTATTCTTGCTTCGGCAAAAGGGCTCTAATGATAAAACCACTTAGGTGCTCAACCAGTCAAGCATTATTGGACTTATGTAAGCCCAATAATCCATTTGCTTttcttgctaactaattagCTCCACTTACTAAATGCACCCTcaaaataagtctcacttatttttctcatttaacTTTCATTTTGTGTGTGACCCTGCAGGTTCTTGTAGCgttgacaataatattaaatccaatatttaatattataaacagtgagcaGTGTCTAGCAGcacatcactgctacccaagtgacaagaatgtcaagtgatctgacgaaacttTTATGTGATAACGATGTTATATATAATTGTCATTTTGCCCccatgtctatattgaacacaatgCATAGTATGTCACCCTTGTCCAATTCAATATTTGTCCCTTAGAtatttctcctgttatgtaggaggggcaaattccatctaggtcactcatgtccctaAGCATGAATCATGGAGCACCCATCAACCGATTTTATAGTCATCTAGGTCACTgctgtgtaacaccccgttttcccaatatacaaatttcttaaacatttatcagagtaaaaaccataaacgggatatcacatagaaacgtaatccaaaaacagttaaataataatttaactttcacataatatcttaacatagcagcggaatattagttcagaaatcataaatcagtttggcacgcaggccccaacaaagtatctcaaaagagttaatcaaaacagaaattatcatagcagttcacgtaaaagaatgaagcatgttatagcatataacctcatcccgttacatatcagagcgacctagacgacacagagaaggcaaggccactcacgacggcaactgcacactaagcacgatcacctgcaagttacccatacgaagggcaacattttcaagcagaaggggtgagatttcataacaaaataacattaatcagtgtaattgcgaatcataaattaacatcataatcatttctttaacaacattgcataattgctaaacagttatcgcgtaatcatatatctaattatcatgaacaacataacataattgataaacacttatcacgtaatcacatattcaatcattatcaacaaggcatcttaatcatgacaatgtgacaatgctcttagactccttatatgcatgtggtaccaatcgtcatcataaatattaatatactttaatcgtgcggaggacaaagctcctataaaacgtgcggaggacaaagctcctaataaacgtggtgaggactaagctcaatgatatgctatacatggactcttaacaacaaaacaccgtaatcaacatatcaacatgcatccaataatttggagctaaacttcatcatataccatatgcacttagttaaataacggaagcagcataaacaagtcacataacaagatgatatcattatatcaacagcaaatcatttgcatcataattaactttcatatcttacatgattgtacaatacattaacCATGCTCAATTAacgacaacatgtcttaaaggctttacagatcgcattaaacgtcatcattaggtttcattaccaattaggggttcactcttgatcaacacgtgggacacagatcgcacaaacactcaagcatctAAATtatggttgtgctcgcgaggcgagagttcttactcgccatggcgagtaccactcatcttccaaactagtgttgttctgggttcaatctgatcctacattcattcctaatcaatactaggtatgttcaggcactctaaggcatccaaggtccaactaaaaaggtcgaaacacaaaatatgacatgctctctgcctaagctcgcgaggcgaggaagggttgttcgccgtggcgagcgatgccagAAATGCTTGTGAGTCgaaaggaaagggctcgcgaggcgagcgatgaagttcatcactcgcgaggcgagattcatagctcgccgtggcgagcgatgaatgtcgctacggccaggtttcctaaaatcacaaaaaatctgtcgatccacatggttctaagcttgtttttgattccaaagttcgtcctaaacattatctaaggtctaggaacactttctacatcaattaaaccaattctcaccgtttg
Above is a genomic segment from Medicago truncatula cultivar Jemalong A17 chromosome 5, MtrunA17r5.0-ANR, whole genome shotgun sequence containing:
- the LOC120580709 gene encoding uncharacterized protein isoform X2, yielding MDNKDNDQCFVNGVGVVKNIASSTCEKTEDISGKSKDTHGVQPNDSRKKDKDVPEPKSIIGRNIYKEFERVKAFGTVNNYMPSMNLFEVFYHNDDRVEYVEPGEVLKNLTNNEDICGPQQVPPLQLSNSSENDILIVELGESPTSNNMRNDISNFSSSNSAVKDIEESKKKGKSKSAANSTNKEAETKYKPWNSKRKNATETEPYEPYQFVGLFICKEYKGKRCIGTVDGYSPKKDNKLRVQYKVDGRIEYMTQIEALYSMAKSEDFSSVQPSLYESYHSKKKINKKKDDNGKGSTSGKKK
- the LOC120580709 gene encoding uncharacterized protein isoform X1, which codes for MDNKDNDQCFVNGVDSSSVGVVKNIASSTCEKTEDISGKSKDTHGVQPNDSRKKDKDVPEPKSIIGRNIYKEFERVKAFGTVNNYMPSMNLFEVFYHNDDRVEYVEPGEVLKNLTNNEDICGPQQVPPLQLSNSSENDILIVELGESPTSNNMRNDISNFSSSNSAVKDIEESKKKGKSKSAANSTNKEAETKYKPWNSKRKNATETEPYEPYQFVGLFICKEYKGKRCIGTVDGYSPKKDNKLRVQYKVDGRIEYMTQIEALYSMAKSEDFSSVQPSLYESYHSKKKINKKKDDNGKGSTSGKKK